From one Gossypium hirsutum isolate 1008001.06 chromosome D08, Gossypium_hirsutum_v2.1, whole genome shotgun sequence genomic stretch:
- the LOC121220356 gene encoding putative disease resistance RPP13-like protein 1 yields the protein MLLEFARKEQLHNHFNNWQTILLKIQAVLEDAEERQFTDRFVKIWLNDLKDLAYDIEDVLHDFSTAALRQKSKEESQTIIGKIRKYMYSFFDQFTFKYSLAAQIKEITTRMQTIAKQKDELDLIERSGGSRNRRQQRIPSTSLVNKSLVFGRESEKDFIINKLLFGEEESCEVGVPVIPIVGMGGLGKTTLAQLVYNDDRVKTFFKLRAWVYVSKEFDIVRVMKTLLESLNSTASDKNDLNGLQTEVTKMLSKNRFLIVLDDVWNENYNDWMALRSPFEAGSPESKIIVTTRNQQVASMMGIVSAYHLKEMSYDHCLSLFAQHALGSTNFDNHPNLKVVGEAIVKRCKGLPLAMKTLAGLLRCKMGYHEWEDIPNSKIWDLPKISCDILPALRLSYYYLPSHLKQCFAYCSLFPKGYEFQKDEVVHLWIAKGFIHQPKGMKKVEDLGSEYFHDLLSRSFFQQSSVSKSCYMMHDLINDLAQYVAGEVCFRLEDKVNSNGQYNVSERVRHSSFIRQKYDVFRKFEPFYKTKCLRTFLALPVFVPDLAVECYLTNKVFQDLLAKLGFLRMLSLTGYCISELPDCIGDLSHLRYLNLSRTKIRYLPESLCALCNLQTLDLSH from the coding sequence ATGCTGCTGGAGTTTGCTCGTAAAGAACAGCTCCATAACCATTTCAATAATTGGCAAACTATTCTCCTCAAGATCCAGGCCGTGCTCGAAGATGCAGAGGAGAGGCAGTTCACTGATCGCTTCGTTAAAATATGGCTTAACGACCTCAAAGACTTGGCCTACGATATCGAGGATGTGCTTCATGATTTTTCCACGGCGGCTCTGCGTCAAAAATCTAAGGAAGAAAGTCAAACAATCATCGGCAAGATACGAAAATACATGTATTCCTTTTTCGATCAATTTACTTTTAAATACTCATTGGCGGCTCAAATAAAGGAGATAACCACAAGAATGCAAACGATCGCTAAACAAAAAGATGAACTTGATTTGATAGAGAGAAGTGGGGGTAGCCGTAATAGGAGGCAGCAAAGGATTCCCAGTACTTCTTTGGTAAATAAATCTCTTGTGTTTGGCAGGGAGAGTGAGAAAGACTTCATTATTAATAAACTTCTTTTTGGGGAGGAAGAATCATGTGAGGTTGGGGTTCCTGTGATTCCCATAGTTGGAATGGGGGGCTTGGGGAAAACTACTCTTGCTCAGCTCGTTTATAATGATGATAGAGTTAAGactttctttaaattaagagctTGGGTTTATGTTTCTAAGGAATTTGATATTGTTAGGGTGATGAAAACGTTGTTAGAATCCTTGAATTCAACGGCTTCTGATAAGAATGACTTGAACGGTCTGCAAACTGAAGTGACGAAAATGCTGTCTAAGAATAGATTTCTGATAGTTCTAGATGATGTTTGGAACGAGAACTATAACGACTGGATGGCTCTTCGCAGTCCTTTTGAAGCAGGTTCTCCAGAAAGTAAAATCATCGTTACAACCCGTAATCAACAAGTTGCATCAATGATGGGAATTGTTTCTGCTTACCATTTGAAAGAAATGTCGTATGATCATTGTTTGTCTTTGTTCGCACAACATGCTTTAGGGAGTACAAATTTTGATAATCATCCAAATTTAAAAGTAGTTGGTGAGGCAATTGTGAAAAGGTGTAAGGGCTTGCCTTTGGCCATGAAAACCCTTGCAGGCCTATTGCGCTGCAAGATGGGTTATCATGAATGGGAAGATATACCGAATAGCAAGATATGGGATTTACCAAAAATAAGTTGTGATATTCTACCAGCCCTGAGGTTGAGCTACTATTATCTTCCTTCTCATTTGAAACAATGTTTTGCTTACTGTTCATTATTCCCCAAGGGCTATGAATTTCAAAAGGATGAAGTAGTTCATTTATGGATAGCTAAAGGATTTATCCATCAACCAAAGGGAATGAAGAAAGTGGAAGACTTGGGTTCTGAGTATTTTCATGATTTATTATCAAGGTCCTTTTTTCAACAATCAAGTGTTAGTAAATCTTGTTACATGATGCATGACCTCATCAACGATTTAGCTCAATATGTTGCTGGGGAAGTTTGCTTTAGGTTGGAGGACAAGGTTAATAGCAATGGACAGTACAATGTTTCTGAGAGGGTTCGTCACTCCTCATTCATTCGTCAGAAGTATGACGTCTTCAGAAAATTTGAACCCTTCTACAAAACAAAATGCTTAAGAACATTCCTAGCTTTACCTGTCTTTGTGCCAGATCTGGCAGTAGAATGCTATTTAACTAATAAAGTGTTCCAAGACCTGCTGGCAAAACTTGGTTTCTTAAGGATGCTATCTTTGACTGGTTATTGCATCAGTGAGCTGCCAGATTGTATTGGCGATCTCAGTCACTTACGGTACCTGAATTTGTCTCGCACCAAAATTAGATACTTACCTGAGTCACTGTGTGCTCTCTGCAATTTACAGACATTAGACTTGAGTCATTGA